One Setaria italica strain Yugu1 chromosome I, Setaria_italica_v2.0, whole genome shotgun sequence DNA window includes the following coding sequences:
- the LOC101776536 gene encoding WAT1-related protein At1g21890, which produces MILLQVGFAGMYVVAVASLKRGMSHFVLVVYRNVVATAVMAPFALWFERSVRPKMTFTIFLKIMGLAILEPVLDQNLYYMGANLTSAGFASALVNVLPAITFVMALFLRIEKVRLRSLHSKAKIAGTALTVVGAVLMILYHGPVVPFPWTKGQHHDGGGAQVGGGGFLQGTLCVIVACVAWSGFFVLQSNTLQSYPAELSLTALICLMGSLMSGAVALVAERRNTQAWVIGFDTRLFTAVYAGVVCSGVAYYVQGVVSRQRGPVFVTAFSPLCMIVTSVMGSIILKEEITLGSVIGAVIIVLGLYALIWGKSKDHENQVADVSKGAAAAGGELPITLAQTNGNGKHELGNTRGLVFDVETPATNGHY; this is translated from the exons ATGATCCTGCTGCAGGTAGGGTTCGCCGGGATGtacgtcgtcgccgtcgcctccctcaAGCGCGGGATGAGCCACTTCGTCCTCGTCGTGTACCGGAacgtcgtcgccaccgccgtcatGGCGCCCTTCGCGCTCTGGTTCGAGAG GAGCGTGAGGCCAAAGATGACCTTTACCATCTTCCTCAAGATCATGGGGCTCGCCATACTCGA GCCTGTGCTCGATCAGAACCTGTACTACATGGGGGCGAACCTGACCTCCGCCGGCTTCGCGTCGGCGCTGGTGAACGTCCTCCCGGCCATCACATTTGTCATGGCCCTCTTCCTGCGGATAGAGAAGGTGCGGCTGCGGAGCTTGCACAGCAAGGCCAAGATTGCCGGCACGGCGCTCACCGTCGTCGGCGCGGTGCTCATGATCCTGTACCACGGCCCCGTGGTGCCGTTCCCGTGGACCAAGGGGCAGcaccacgacggcggcggcgcccaggtcggcggcggcggcttcctccAGGGCACCCTGTGCGTCATCGTCGCCTGCGTCGCGTGGTCGGGCTTCTTCGTCCTCCAGTCCAACACGCTGCAGAGCTACCCCGCGGAGCTGTCGCTGACGGCGCTCATCTGCCTCATGGGCTCCCTGATGAGCGGCGCCGTCGCGCTCGTCGCCGAGCGCCGCAACACCCAGGCCTGGGTCATCGGCTTCGACACCCGCCTCTTCACCGCCGTCTACGCC GGCGTAGTGTGCTCCGGCGTGGCCTACTACGTGCAAGGTGTCGTGTCGAGGCAACGAGGCCCGGTGTTCGTGACAGCCTTCAGCCCTCTGTGCATGATCGTAACCTCCGTGATGGGTTCCATCATACTCAAGGAAGAGATCACACTTGGAAG TGTGATCGGCGCGGTGATCATCGTGCTAGGCCTGTACGCGCTCATCTGGGGCAAGAGCAAGGACCACGAGAATCAGGTCGCCGACGTCTCcaagggcgccgccgcggccggcggcgagctccccaTCACCTTGGCGCAGACCAACGGCAACGGCAAGCACGAGCTCGGCAACACCCGCGGCCTCGTCTTCGACGTCGAGACGCCGGCGACCAACGGCCActactag